One genomic region from bacterium encodes:
- a CDS encoding enoyl-CoA hydratase-related protein — MAYEHILVATAEGIGVITLNRPHVLNALNQGLMEELATAMEAMDRDDGVRCLVLTGNERAFAAGADVREFADATAADMVRGYRFQPWERIRGVSKPVIAAVSGFALGGGCELAMSCDIIIASETARFGQPEIRLGLMPGAGGTQRLTRAIGKSRAMEMVLTGRNITAQDALACGLVSRVMPVELYLDEAKRLAREIAAQPPIAVRMAKEAVLQAFETTLGGGLEFERRCFHLLFSTEDKREGVRAFLEKRPAQFTGR; from the coding sequence ATGGCCTACGAGCACATCCTCGTCGCTACTGCCGAGGGGATCGGCGTCATCACGCTGAACCGGCCGCACGTTCTGAACGCACTCAACCAGGGGCTCATGGAGGAGCTCGCCACCGCGATGGAGGCCATGGACCGAGACGACGGCGTCCGCTGCCTCGTGCTCACGGGGAACGAGCGGGCGTTTGCCGCCGGGGCCGACGTCCGCGAGTTCGCGGATGCGACGGCGGCCGACATGGTTCGCGGCTACCGGTTTCAACCGTGGGAGCGGATCCGGGGAGTGAGCAAGCCGGTGATCGCGGCCGTCAGCGGGTTCGCGCTCGGCGGAGGGTGCGAACTCGCGATGTCGTGCGATATCATCATCGCGTCTGAAACCGCCAGATTCGGCCAGCCGGAGATCCGGCTCGGGCTGATGCCCGGGGCGGGAGGCACCCAGCGTCTGACGCGAGCGATCGGGAAGTCCAGGGCGATGGAGATGGTCCTCACCGGGCGGAATATTACCGCGCAGGACGCGTTGGCCTGTGGGTTGGTGTCGCGGGTGATGCCCGTCGAGCTGTATCTCGACGAAGCGAAACGTCTGGCCCGGGAGATCGCTGCCCAGCCCCCCATCGCCGTCCGGATGGCCAAGGAGGCGGTGCTCCAGGCCTTCGAGACGACGCTCGGCGGCGGACTCGAATTCGAGCGGCGGTGCTTTCACCTCTTG
- a CDS encoding SPOR domain-containing protein: protein MFSGRRLDGNLSNRGVDGGTMKGRPVLAFVVPAFAAIFAIAIGAGYLMGQTSFRPSLPPPGLTMPSVPSPGTAAPSGPDSQNSSTPAAAPASPADQPGSGESPSTVPAPSPAPAAGAGDSQQTPVPSPSPTGTPLVTGPSAAPPIPGPPSRFHVQAGSFGDRDGAESLVRQLRDHGYAVTLVEGPPYRVWVGGYLDRATAERLAANLQAAGFDASLTPR from the coding sequence ATGTTCAGTGGAAGGAGATTGGACGGCAACCTCTCGAACAGGGGAGTGGACGGAGGGACCATGAAAGGGCGCCCGGTGCTTGCGTTCGTTGTGCCGGCTTTCGCGGCGATTTTCGCGATCGCGATCGGCGCAGGCTACCTCATGGGCCAGACGTCTTTTCGGCCATCATTACCCCCACCGGGGCTCACGATGCCGAGCGTTCCCTCGCCGGGCACCGCGGCCCCCTCGGGTCCTGACTCCCAGAATTCGTCCACACCCGCCGCGGCGCCGGCGTCCCCGGCCGATCAACCAGGTAGTGGCGAATCCCCATCCACAGTTCCCGCTCCATCGCCCGCGCCGGCGGCAGGGGCGGGCGATAGTCAGCAGACCCCAGTCCCATCCCCGTCACCGACCGGGACACCGTTGGTCACCGGACCCAGCGCCGCTCCTCCTATTCCGGGTCCGCCATCCCGGTTTCACGTGCAGGCGGGATCGTTCGGGGATCGGGACGGCGCGGAGTCGCTGGTGAGGCAGCTGCGCGATCACGGGTACGCGGTCACCCTCGTCGAAGGACCACCGTACCGGGTATGGGTCGGCGGATACCTCGATCGGGCCACCGCCGAGCGCCTCGCCGCGAATCTTCAGGCCGCCGGGTTCGACGCCTCTCTGACGCCTCGATAA
- a CDS encoding lysylphosphatidylglycerol synthase transmembrane domain-containing protein — protein MAETVQPIGQEAEVRRRSSGRWVSFILLGAGIAILIAFAATVNFRQVAEALRRAEITLLGAAVGAVVAQILFKAYRWQFMVKQLTGTTISIRFSAISVVAGVAAGSFTPGRSFELAKAVMLKGSYDVSLGVSTSAMIVERMLDMGFIVVAFLLSAAFVPSRMVLASRVLMLMIVILVVAFGVVVTIPQMMQGWIAGITRYLPLPGSLRDKGLRLLDTFFSSFQLLREHRTLWLLLLLSVAVIALDLLRVFTVFRAMGIPLAPPLIAFAYLGAAMLGMALLIPGGVGITEVSMAGLIILLAPGAAAPSLARSAVLVDRFLSYYLLVLIGAGLLVAYHRFRHVFV, from the coding sequence GTGGCTGAAACCGTTCAGCCGATCGGGCAAGAGGCCGAGGTGCGGCGCCGCTCGTCGGGGCGGTGGGTGAGCTTCATCCTGCTCGGCGCCGGCATCGCGATCCTGATCGCGTTCGCCGCGACGGTGAACTTCCGGCAGGTCGCGGAGGCGCTGCGCCGGGCGGAGATCACGCTGCTCGGTGCGGCGGTAGGCGCCGTGGTGGCCCAGATCTTGTTCAAGGCCTACCGCTGGCAATTCATGGTGAAGCAGCTTACGGGGACGACGATCTCGATCCGGTTTAGCGCGATCTCGGTGGTCGCGGGGGTGGCCGCGGGAAGCTTCACGCCTGGACGGAGCTTCGAGCTGGCCAAGGCGGTGATGCTGAAGGGCTCGTACGACGTTTCGCTCGGGGTGAGCACGTCGGCGATGATCGTGGAGCGGATGCTGGACATGGGATTTATCGTCGTGGCGTTCCTACTGTCCGCAGCCTTTGTGCCGAGCCGGATGGTGCTGGCCAGCCGCGTGCTGATGCTGATGATCGTGATCCTGGTGGTCGCCTTTGGCGTGGTGGTCACCATCCCACAGATGATGCAGGGCTGGATCGCCGGGATCACGCGGTACCTGCCGCTTCCCGGATCGCTCCGGGACAAGGGCCTCCGGCTCCTCGACACCTTCTTTTCGAGTTTTCAGCTCCTGCGCGAGCACCGCACGCTCTGGCTCTTGCTCCTCCTGAGCGTGGCCGTGATCGCGCTGGACCTCCTCCGCGTCTTTACGGTCTTTCGGGCGATGGGGATCCCCCTCGCGCCACCGCTGATCGCGTTCGCCTACCTGGGAGCCGCGATGCTGGGGATGGCGCTCTTGATTCCCGGAGGAGTCGGGATCACCGAAGTCTCGATGGCCGGGCTGATCATCCTGCTCGCCCCCGGAGCCGCCGCACCGTCGCTGGCTCGAAGCGCGGTGCTCGTCGACCGGTTCTTATCGTACTATCTTCTCGTCTTGATCGGCGCCGGTCTCCTCGTCGCGTACCACAGGTTTCGTCATGTCTTCGTCTAG
- a CDS encoding valine--tRNA ligase — MTEIASAYEPKRVEERRYADWLAQGEFHAVPDQGRRPYVIMMPLPNVTGELHMGHALNNGLQDCLIRWSRMRGLNAMWQPGLDHAGISVHVVMDRRLAQQGLTRFDIGRERFLEEVWKWKEQIGGRILVQLRRLECSCDWDRTVFTMDPGYVDAVLEAFIRLYRKGLIYKGKRMINWCPKDQTSVSDLEVEHVETPSTLYYIRYPGEDGGEGIVVATQRPETLFADVAVAVHPDDDRYRRLVGSRVRVPLVDRTVPVIADRRVDREFGTGAVKITPGHDPLDNEIGADHQLPVLVCLDPHGQVNDLGGDRYRGMDRDRCRMVFSEDLRAAGAVVREEAYTANIGRCERCNTVIEPYISDQWFCRMQDLAQPAILAVREGRVRFHPERWTKVYMDWMGQIHDWNISRQLWWGHRIPIWYCACGEVIPSKRPSERCPKCGGATLSQDPDVLDTWFSSGLWPFATLGWPQETEDLGYFYPTSTLVTARDIIFLWVARMIMFGLEFRNDVPFRDVYITPTVLNIEGKIMSKTRGTGLDPLLLVDRYGADSLRFALINRCTGEQDLRFSEKMVEDTRNFANKIWNAARFVRMNLDGSSQPLALPDRGALRVADRWILSRFARRALAVTQGLEEFEFHEVCRHLYDFIWSEYCDWYLEMAKQDLREPPVPGHLAVTRAVLSWILAETMKLLHPIMPSLTEEIWQALPHEGRTIMRAPWPAEVARWIDQDAEEEMTWVMEIVRAIRGMRADLGITPGESVPVDLYAPAEHRALLEATTRYIGPLARAREIRIHDVHASRPAGGFSAHSGPVEVTLRVESGEAAAAMRTRLEKQLATVARDLAGLDTRLKDAAFLERAPAEVVAADRIRRNELSARRAALERYLVGLGAR, encoded by the coding sequence GTGACGGAGATCGCGAGCGCCTACGAGCCCAAACGGGTCGAGGAGCGCCGGTATGCAGATTGGCTGGCGCAGGGCGAGTTTCACGCCGTCCCGGATCAGGGGCGGCGGCCCTACGTCATCATGATGCCGCTCCCCAACGTGACCGGGGAACTCCATATGGGGCACGCGCTGAACAACGGCCTGCAGGACTGCTTGATCCGGTGGAGCCGGATGCGCGGGCTCAATGCGATGTGGCAGCCCGGGCTCGACCACGCCGGCATCTCCGTCCACGTCGTCATGGACCGGCGCCTCGCCCAGCAAGGGCTGACCCGGTTCGACATCGGCCGCGAACGGTTCCTGGAAGAAGTCTGGAAGTGGAAGGAGCAGATCGGCGGGAGGATCCTGGTCCAGCTGCGCCGCCTCGAATGCTCGTGCGACTGGGACCGGACCGTCTTTACGATGGATCCCGGCTATGTGGACGCGGTGCTCGAGGCCTTCATCCGATTGTATCGCAAAGGGTTGATCTACAAAGGCAAGCGGATGATCAACTGGTGCCCGAAGGATCAGACCAGCGTCTCCGACCTCGAGGTGGAACACGTCGAGACGCCGAGCACCCTCTATTACATTCGCTATCCCGGCGAGGATGGCGGCGAAGGGATTGTGGTGGCCACCCAGCGTCCGGAAACGCTCTTCGCGGACGTGGCGGTGGCGGTGCACCCCGATGACGACCGCTATCGCCGGTTGGTGGGGAGCCGGGTGCGCGTCCCGCTCGTGGACCGGACTGTCCCGGTGATCGCCGACCGCCGCGTGGACCGCGAGTTTGGCACGGGCGCGGTGAAGATCACGCCCGGACACGATCCGCTCGACAACGAGATCGGCGCGGACCACCAGCTCCCCGTCCTGGTCTGTCTTGACCCTCACGGCCAGGTCAACGACCTGGGGGGGGATCGGTATCGGGGGATGGATCGAGATCGCTGCCGCATGGTGTTCAGCGAGGACCTCCGCGCGGCCGGGGCCGTCGTGCGCGAAGAGGCGTACACGGCGAACATCGGGCGGTGCGAGCGGTGCAACACCGTGATCGAGCCGTACATCTCCGATCAATGGTTTTGTCGGATGCAGGATCTCGCTCAGCCGGCGATCCTCGCCGTGCGCGAGGGGCGCGTCCGCTTCCACCCCGAGCGCTGGACGAAAGTGTACATGGATTGGATGGGGCAGATCCACGACTGGAACATCAGCCGGCAGCTGTGGTGGGGACACCGGATCCCGATCTGGTACTGCGCGTGCGGCGAGGTGATCCCGAGCAAACGCCCTTCGGAGCGGTGTCCGAAGTGCGGCGGGGCCACCCTCTCGCAGGACCCCGACGTGCTGGACACATGGTTCAGCTCGGGCCTCTGGCCGTTCGCGACGCTGGGGTGGCCGCAGGAGACCGAGGACCTAGGGTACTTCTACCCGACGAGCACGCTGGTGACCGCGCGGGATATCATCTTTCTGTGGGTGGCGCGGATGATCATGTTCGGCCTCGAGTTCCGCAACGACGTGCCGTTCCGGGATGTCTACATCACCCCGACGGTTCTCAATATCGAAGGCAAGATCATGAGCAAGACCCGGGGGACCGGGCTGGATCCGCTGCTCCTGGTCGACCGATACGGGGCCGACTCGCTACGATTCGCGCTCATCAACCGGTGCACGGGCGAGCAGGATCTCCGGTTCTCGGAGAAGATGGTCGAGGACACCCGCAATTTCGCCAACAAAATCTGGAACGCCGCCCGGTTCGTCCGGATGAACCTCGATGGATCCTCCCAGCCCCTGGCGCTCCCGGATCGTGGGGCGCTGAGAGTCGCCGATCGATGGATCCTCAGCCGGTTCGCCCGGCGCGCCCTCGCGGTGACGCAAGGCTTGGAGGAGTTTGAGTTTCATGAGGTGTGCCGGCACCTCTACGACTTCATCTGGAGCGAGTACTGCGATTGGTATCTCGAGATGGCGAAACAGGATCTCCGCGAGCCCCCGGTTCCCGGGCATCTTGCGGTGACGCGCGCCGTGCTGAGCTGGATCCTCGCGGAGACGATGAAGTTGCTGCACCCCATCATGCCGTCGCTGACGGAGGAGATCTGGCAGGCGCTCCCGCACGAGGGCCGCACGATCATGCGGGCCCCCTGGCCCGCGGAAGTCGCCCGGTGGATCGATCAGGATGCGGAGGAAGAGATGACGTGGGTCATGGAAATCGTCCGCGCCATCCGGGGCATGCGGGCCGACCTCGGCATCACGCCGGGGGAGTCCGTGCCGGTCGATCTCTACGCCCCCGCCGAACATCGCGCGCTGCTAGAGGCAACCACCCGCTATATCGGGCCGCTGGCGCGGGCGCGCGAGATCAGGATCCACGACGTGCACGCATCCCGCCCGGCCGGGGGGTTCTCGGCGCACTCCGGACCGGTCGAGGTGACCCTCCGGGTCGAGTCCGGGGAAGCGGCCGCGGCGATGCGGACGCGACTTGAGAAGCAGCTGGCGACGGTCGCGCGGGATCTGGCCGGCCTGGACACGAGGCTCAAGGACGCCGCATTTCTCGAGCGAGCGCCCGCCGAGGTCGTCGCCGCCGACCGCATTCGCAGGAATGAGCTCTCGGCGAGGCGGGCGGCGCTCGAGCGGTATCTGGTCGGCCTCGGAGCAAGGTGA